The Pseudodesulfovibrio sp. zrk46 genome contains a region encoding:
- a CDS encoding geranylgeranyl reductase family protein — protein sequence MKQYDVIICGGGPAGATAGTILAAKGHSVAILDKATFPRKKLCGGLLTWKSVKLLETAFGETPESLTDAGVINYASDQFSIRTYESSIANGGLPYPFHFVDRTPFDARLLENARNSGCDTFEDVKVEQVDTLSGVVKTSCEKEFHGKYILGADGANSVVRRAFPNYNRDRFKNFMAPALEISFPLDHFPRAVLHPELVIGFMDAGYGWVFPNQDRVVVGICGLRQEKVNFSDLFREYLEFLEIEQLHIPEFHGHPLPYGNYLENPVHGRALLAGDAGGFVEPLFGEGIFFALCSGYYAGHALAEALTKRTEPGPIYSSRMHTHLIPEIKASDRLRWVLFKSMSSAGPKSIDLFVNSLTTPLAEMVHGIRSYRWLRKKEWDF from the coding sequence ATGAAACAATACGACGTCATCATCTGCGGCGGCGGCCCTGCCGGGGCCACTGCCGGTACCATTCTGGCGGCCAAGGGCCACTCCGTAGCCATCCTCGATAAAGCCACGTTCCCGCGCAAAAAACTCTGCGGTGGCCTGCTCACCTGGAAATCCGTCAAGCTGCTGGAAACCGCCTTTGGCGAAACCCCGGAAAGCCTTACGGACGCAGGCGTCATCAACTACGCCTCTGACCAATTTTCCATCCGCACCTATGAAAGCTCCATAGCAAATGGCGGTCTGCCCTACCCATTCCACTTCGTGGACAGGACACCCTTTGATGCGCGCCTGCTTGAAAACGCTAGAAATTCAGGATGTGACACTTTTGAAGATGTCAAAGTCGAACAAGTTGACACCCTGAGCGGTGTCGTCAAAACGTCTTGTGAGAAAGAATTTCACGGGAAATACATTCTTGGCGCTGATGGAGCCAACTCCGTGGTGCGTCGCGCGTTCCCGAACTACAACCGCGACCGCTTCAAAAATTTCATGGCCCCGGCGCTGGAGATTTCCTTCCCCCTCGACCACTTCCCGAGGGCAGTTCTGCATCCCGAACTGGTCATCGGATTCATGGATGCGGGCTACGGATGGGTCTTCCCCAACCAAGATCGCGTGGTTGTGGGAATTTGCGGCCTTCGACAAGAAAAAGTCAATTTTTCCGATCTCTTTAGAGAATATCTAGAATTTCTTGAGATCGAACAATTGCATATTCCGGAGTTCCACGGGCATCCTTTGCCCTACGGAAACTACCTCGAAAACCCGGTGCATGGCCGCGCGTTGTTGGCCGGTGATGCAGGTGGTTTTGTGGAGCCTCTGTTCGGTGAGGGAATCTTCTTTGCGCTCTGTTCCGGCTACTATGCCGGACACGCGTTGGCTGAGGCGCTCACCAAGCGCACCGAGCCCGGACCGATCTATTCCAGCCGGATGCACACGCACCTCATTCCCGAGATCAAGGCGTCCGACCGGTTGCGCTGGGTGCTCTTCAAGTCCATGAGCAGTGCCGGCCCCAAGTCCATCGACCTTTTCGTCAACAGTCTCACCACGCCGCTCGCCGAGATGGTGCACGGCATCAGGTCCTATCGCTGGCTCCGAAAGAAAGAGTGGGATTTTTAG
- a CDS encoding NAD(P)/FAD-dependent oxidoreductase, producing the protein MSKNYDVIILGAGASGLYCGMHAAAKGLSVAILDHGQKPARKVRVAGGGKCNFTNMNVEPTNYLCANPHFVKSALARHNQWDVISFVAEHGISYEEREHGQLFTLEGAGRLAGALVDQCKKLGVDILLDRNIEQVEGPGPFRVRTGDEIFEAEKLVIALGGPSWPQVGATDLGFRLAKQFNLPIVRPRPGLVPLVFPRSRRSMCEELAGNALPVTISFDGNAFTDPLLFTHKGISGPAVLQISSYWREGESILIDFLPTQPIADLIEDNRSSNLQFKTLLGRILPKRLVPHLLSGDLLETPVSQLSKANIEAAENRIHRFRITPASTEGYGKAEVTVGGVNTDVVSSKTFEVKDIPGLHIVGETLDVTGHLGGFNLQWAFASGAACAEEL; encoded by the coding sequence ATGAGCAAGAACTACGATGTTATCATACTGGGCGCTGGTGCGTCCGGCCTGTATTGCGGAATGCACGCGGCAGCCAAAGGGCTCAGCGTTGCCATCTTGGACCACGGCCAGAAACCGGCCCGTAAAGTGCGCGTTGCCGGAGGCGGCAAATGCAACTTCACGAACATGAATGTGGAGCCGACCAACTATCTCTGCGCCAACCCGCACTTCGTGAAATCCGCACTGGCCCGGCATAATCAGTGGGATGTGATTTCATTCGTTGCCGAACACGGCATCTCGTATGAAGAGCGCGAACACGGCCAACTGTTCACCCTTGAGGGCGCAGGTCGTCTTGCGGGTGCGCTTGTGGATCAGTGTAAAAAGCTCGGCGTCGATATCCTGCTCGACCGCAATATCGAACAGGTGGAAGGCCCCGGGCCGTTCCGGGTTCGTACGGGAGATGAAATTTTTGAAGCGGAGAAGCTCGTCATCGCTCTCGGTGGCCCGTCCTGGCCGCAAGTGGGCGCGACCGATCTCGGTTTCCGCCTCGCCAAGCAATTCAATTTGCCCATAGTTCGCCCCCGTCCGGGGCTTGTGCCGCTGGTGTTCCCGCGCAGCCGACGCAGCATGTGCGAAGAGCTCGCAGGTAACGCCCTGCCCGTGACCATCTCCTTTGACGGAAACGCGTTCACCGATCCGCTCCTGTTCACGCATAAGGGTATTTCCGGTCCGGCAGTGCTCCAGATTTCATCCTATTGGCGCGAAGGAGAATCCATCCTGATCGACTTTCTCCCCACGCAGCCTATTGCCGATCTCATCGAAGACAACCGCAGCTCCAACCTGCAGTTCAAAACGCTGCTCGGCCGCATCCTGCCCAAACGTCTCGTACCGCATCTCCTGTCCGGCGACCTGCTCGAAACCCCTGTCAGCCAACTTTCCAAGGCAAATATCGAGGCCGCAGAAAACCGCATCCACCGCTTCCGCATCACCCCGGCCTCCACCGAAGGCTACGGCAAAGCCGAAGTCACGGTTGGCGGCGTGAACACGGACGTCGTGTCCTCCAAAACCTTCGAGGTAAAAGACATCCCCGGCCTCCACATCGTAGGCGAAACCCTCGACGTAACCGGCCACTTGGGTGGATTTAACTTGCAGTGGGCATTCGCATCCGGCGCAGCGTGTGCGGAGGAGCTGTAG
- a CDS encoding exodeoxyribonuclease III — MIIYSWNVNGYRAVLKKDFRDWLDGCGADVVMLQETKAHPDQIDEENREPDSYSNAYWNWSKKKKGYSGVACFTNPEPLAVNIGLPDPAYRDEGRVLHLEYPDFHLFNIYFPNGQMSDERLEFKMGFYDCFLAHAEELRKDKPIVVGGDFNTAHKEIDLKNPKSNAERSGFLPIERAWLDKFIDHGYVDTFRMFEDGPHHYSWWSYRFNARKNNAGWRIDYFFVSEELRDKVTNAWIEPDVMGSDHCPIAIELDL; from the coding sequence ATGATTATCTATTCTTGGAACGTTAACGGCTACCGCGCCGTGCTCAAAAAGGACTTCCGCGACTGGCTGGACGGCTGCGGCGCTGACGTGGTCATGCTGCAGGAAACCAAAGCCCACCCGGACCAGATCGACGAGGAGAACCGTGAACCGGACTCCTACTCCAACGCCTACTGGAACTGGTCCAAGAAAAAGAAGGGCTATTCCGGCGTGGCGTGCTTCACCAACCCGGAACCGCTTGCGGTGAACATCGGCCTGCCCGATCCGGCTTACCGGGATGAGGGGCGCGTGCTGCATTTGGAATACCCGGACTTCCACCTGTTCAACATCTACTTCCCCAATGGGCAGATGTCTGACGAACGACTGGAATTCAAGATGGGCTTCTATGACTGCTTCCTCGCCCACGCTGAGGAACTGCGCAAAGACAAACCCATCGTGGTGGGCGGCGACTTCAATACGGCGCACAAGGAAATCGACCTCAAGAATCCCAAGTCCAATGCCGAACGATCCGGCTTCCTGCCCATCGAACGCGCATGGCTCGATAAATTCATCGACCACGGCTACGTGGACACCTTCCGCATGTTCGAGGATGGCCCGCACCACTACTCGTGGTGGTCCTATCGCTTCAACGCCCGCAAAAACAACGCGGGATGGCGCATCGACTACTTCTTTGTCTCCGAAGAACTGCGCGACAAGGTAACCAACGCATGGATCGAACCCGATGTCATGGGTTCGGACCACTGCCCCATCGCCATTGAGTTGGATTTGTAG
- a CDS encoding pentapeptide repeat-containing protein, with protein MANLEHKMMLEQGVEAWNEWRNDEPDIIPDLSHADLSGRDLRGANLWRTDFRGASLYMTNFQGANLNEAKFCGAYLESSDFSGTKLIRAKFNMANLLEADLRGARLSNADLSDTNVMGVKYDNRMKCRNNIISGSRGSQRFVQHVSDLDYIEETKEKHPVKHFLWSYTSDCGRCWELLLVWCLFIIGIFAVFFDWAGTQRSLVSSVMAFTSFGFVDSSAHSPGEFVLICIEAVLGFIMFGCLVSLISAMMARRSG; from the coding sequence ATGGCGAATCTAGAGCATAAAATGATGTTGGAACAAGGCGTTGAGGCATGGAATGAGTGGAGAAACGATGAGCCAGACATTATCCCGGACCTCAGTCATGCAGATCTCTCTGGTAGGGATTTGAGAGGAGCTAATCTTTGGAGAACGGACTTCCGAGGCGCAAGTCTGTATATGACTAACTTTCAAGGAGCAAACCTTAATGAAGCAAAATTCTGTGGTGCTTATCTTGAGAGTTCAGACTTCTCAGGGACGAAACTTATTCGTGCAAAGTTCAATATGGCTAACTTGCTTGAAGCAGATCTTAGGGGGGCTAGACTTAGTAATGCTGATTTGTCTGACACAAATGTCATGGGCGTTAAATACGACAACAGGATGAAATGCCGAAACAACATCATTTCTGGAAGTCGCGGAAGTCAACGTTTTGTTCAGCATGTTAGTGATTTGGATTACATTGAAGAAACCAAAGAAAAGCATCCTGTGAAACATTTTTTATGGAGCTATACTTCTGACTGTGGTCGTTGTTGGGAGCTTTTGCTTGTATGGTGTCTTTTCATTATTGGCATTTTTGCGGTGTTCTTCGATTGGGCGGGGACACAACGGTCTCTTGTCTCTAGCGTTATGGCCTTCACGTCTTTTGGATTTGTTGACTCCAGTGCCCATTCGCCGGGCGAATTTGTTCTTATTTGCATCGAAGCAGTGCTTGGCTTCATAATGTTTGGCTGTTTGGTCTCGCTGATATCCGCTATGATGGCTCGTCGAAGCGGATAA
- the mobB gene encoding molybdopterin-guanine dinucleotide biosynthesis protein B yields the protein MAPPIICIVGKKKSGKTTFIEKLLPELRALGISVGTIKHDAHSFEMDVEGKDSWRHRQAGSETVVVSSPDRVALIKKVERELSLEQLAEQFFSDRKLIITEGYFRSDYPKIEIHRSEAHEHPLCSTGNEKDKKLIAMVSDVGVDTGQPTFGLDEAKEVAAHIARQHLGWVQSGMWER from the coding sequence ATGGCCCCACCCATCATCTGCATCGTCGGCAAGAAAAAGTCCGGAAAAACAACCTTTATCGAAAAGCTCCTGCCTGAACTCAGGGCGCTCGGCATTTCTGTGGGCACCATCAAGCATGATGCTCATTCCTTTGAAATGGACGTGGAAGGCAAGGATTCGTGGCGACACCGTCAGGCCGGTTCCGAAACCGTGGTGGTCTCGTCACCCGATCGCGTCGCCCTTATTAAAAAAGTGGAGCGCGAGCTTTCCCTTGAGCAACTGGCCGAACAATTTTTCAGCGATCGCAAATTGATCATTACCGAAGGCTATTTCCGCTCCGATTATCCCAAGATCGAAATTCATCGCTCGGAAGCCCATGAGCATCCGCTTTGTTCCACTGGCAACGAAAAGGACAAGAAACTCATCGCCATGGTCAGCGATGTGGGCGTGGATACCGGCCAGCCGACTTTTGGCCTCGACGAAGCCAAGGAAGTGGCGGCGCACATCGCTCGTCAGCACCTCGGCTGGGTGCAGAGCGGAATGTGGGAGAGATAG
- the fdhD gene encoding formate dehydrogenase accessory sulfurtransferase FdhD has translation MESFDYEVHEYRGGFSRTPIKSIREVPLTITLNGREVVTLLCTAKYPEYLAIGFLKSDAFISSPDQVTDLTVRDEGDRLLAEVETCHDPWEGRVMERSITSGCGKGTNFGRNVTTISKRRVEGDIKVTPEQILKLTNELHERSTLYNATRGCHNSSLCTPDEMLLFREDIGRHNAIDMICGQCFLDNVSVEDKMIVSTGRIASEILLKVVRIGVPIMVSTAVATSFSVELARKTGITLVGNVKKDSFWVYNDKGRITGF, from the coding sequence ATGGAATCCTTTGATTACGAAGTTCACGAATACCGAGGTGGTTTCAGCCGCACCCCGATCAAATCGATTAGGGAAGTACCTCTGACCATTACGCTCAACGGGCGTGAGGTCGTCACGCTGTTATGCACGGCAAAGTATCCGGAATACCTAGCCATCGGTTTTCTGAAATCCGATGCATTCATTTCCAGCCCGGATCAGGTCACCGACCTGACCGTCCGCGACGAGGGCGACCGCCTTCTGGCCGAGGTGGAGACCTGCCACGATCCGTGGGAGGGCCGCGTCATGGAGCGTTCCATCACCTCTGGCTGCGGCAAGGGCACCAATTTCGGACGCAACGTCACCACCATCTCCAAACGCCGGGTAGAGGGCGACATCAAGGTCACCCCCGAGCAGATTCTGAAACTCACCAATGAGTTGCATGAACGCTCCACCCTTTACAATGCCACGCGTGGGTGCCACAATTCCTCACTGTGCACCCCTGACGAAATGCTTTTGTTCAGGGAAGATATCGGGCGACACAACGCCATAGACATGATCTGCGGCCAGTGCTTCCTCGACAATGTGTCCGTGGAAGACAAAATGATCGTGTCTACCGGCCGCATCGCCTCGGAGATTCTGCTGAAAGTGGTACGCATCGGCGTCCCCATCATGGTCTCCACGGCCGTGGCCACCAGCTTCTCCGTCGAGCTCGCCCGCAAAACCGGTATTACCTTGGTCGGCAACGTCAAGAAGGACAGCTTCTGGGTCTATAACGACAAGGGCCGAATAACAGGATTCTGA
- a CDS encoding molybdopterin molybdotransferase MoeA codes for MKKNTVPRSRAIRRLLKNIRLREAVFVPPHQAIGLIAHNDISAHCDVPERACSVRDGYAMRSADIERAAPMDPIRLSVTHTVCAESLDARPVAEGCAARVLTGGMVPPCADVVLAEEDVAEEEDAILVRAPARPGWFVRRAGGEIGQGEVITRAGQPITPQAAAVMVRTRINTVPVHPAPTARVISLGSELSNPLCCGEECEGAHFPADNLVLASGLLSRAGADVTAADVLPDVENRLIQALSAHDLPDMVITTGGTGRSERDFARSSALEAGFEILINRVDIRPGRNMFVAIRDTTILFGLPGPPAAVFACFHAMVLPMLAALRGLPQAEPLRARLTEGVSAKPDGEWIVLCELAQQGAEITARPLAGKDTPPMLAIGLAHGVAILGSGQSLLPGDEVEIFSV; via the coding sequence ATGAAAAAAAACACCGTCCCCCGCAGCCGAGCAATCCGACGCCTCCTCAAAAATATCCGGCTGCGGGAGGCGGTGTTTGTCCCACCCCATCAGGCCATCGGCCTGATCGCCCACAACGACATTTCCGCCCACTGCGACGTTCCCGAACGAGCCTGTTCCGTCCGCGACGGCTATGCCATGCGTAGCGCCGACATTGAGCGCGCCGCGCCCATGGACCCGATCCGCCTCTCCGTGACCCATACCGTGTGTGCTGAATCCCTCGACGCCAGACCCGTGGCAGAAGGCTGCGCGGCCCGCGTGCTCACCGGGGGTATGGTGCCGCCTTGCGCCGATGTGGTGCTGGCCGAGGAAGACGTGGCCGAAGAGGAAGACGCCATCCTTGTCCGCGCCCCCGCCCGTCCCGGCTGGTTTGTACGCCGCGCCGGGGGCGAGATCGGCCAAGGTGAAGTCATCACCCGCGCCGGACAGCCCATTACTCCGCAGGCCGCCGCCGTCATGGTCCGCACGCGCATCAACACGGTTCCGGTGCACCCCGCGCCCACGGCCCGAGTCATTTCCCTGGGCAGCGAACTTTCCAACCCGCTCTGTTGCGGCGAAGAGTGCGAAGGCGCCCATTTCCCGGCCGACAACCTCGTCCTCGCCAGTGGTCTTCTGTCCCGTGCCGGGGCCGATGTCACTGCTGCCGACGTGCTCCCTGACGTGGAGAACCGTCTCATTCAGGCTCTTTCCGCCCACGATCTGCCCGACATGGTCATCACCACTGGCGGCACCGGTCGCAGCGAGCGAGATTTCGCCCGCTCCAGCGCCCTTGAGGCCGGTTTCGAAATTCTGATCAATCGCGTGGACATCCGTCCCGGCCGCAACATGTTCGTCGCCATCCGCGACACCACCATTCTTTTCGGTCTGCCCGGACCACCCGCCGCGGTCTTCGCCTGTTTCCACGCCATGGTGCTCCCCATGCTCGCCGCGCTCCGCGGTTTGCCGCAAGCCGAACCGCTTCGCGCCCGTCTCACCGAAGGCGTCTCCGCCAAGCCCGACGGTGAGTGGATCGTCCTCTGCGAACTCGCGCAGCAAGGAGCCGAGATCACCGCCCGTCCCCTCGCCGGGAAAGACACGCCGCCCATGCTCGCCATCGGCCTCGCACACGGCGTCGCCATCCTCGGCAGCGGCCAGTCCCTCCTCCCCGGCGACGAAGTAGAAATCTTTTCTGTTTAA
- a CDS encoding flavodoxin family protein — MKVVGISGSARKGGNTSQMIQKVFSVLEAEGIETSLIELGGKSMRGCIACYKCFQNKDRKCAVDNDFINECIAAMDEADGIILGSPTYFANLSPEMKCLIDRAGMVGRANDDMYARKVGAGVVANRRGGSIQVFNALNAFFFIEQMIVPGSRYWNLGRGLDKGDVTNDVEGMETMEVLGKNMAWLMKKIAD, encoded by the coding sequence ATGAAAGTTGTTGGTATCAGTGGTTCCGCCCGGAAAGGCGGCAACACCTCCCAGATGATTCAGAAGGTCTTTTCCGTACTCGAAGCCGAGGGCATCGAGACCAGTCTCATCGAGCTCGGCGGCAAGTCCATGCGCGGCTGCATCGCCTGCTACAAGTGTTTCCAGAATAAGGACCGCAAATGTGCTGTTGATAACGACTTCATCAACGAGTGCATCGCTGCCATGGATGAGGCCGACGGCATCATTCTCGGTTCCCCCACCTATTTCGCCAACCTGTCGCCCGAAATGAAGTGTCTCATCGATCGCGCAGGCATGGTCGGCCGCGCCAACGATGACATGTATGCCCGCAAGGTCGGTGCCGGTGTCGTTGCCAACCGTCGCGGTGGTTCCATTCAGGTGTTCAACGCCCTCAATGCCTTTTTCTTCATCGAGCAGATGATCGTTCCCGGTTCCCGCTACTGGAATCTCGGACGTGGGCTCGACAAGGGAGACGTCACCAACGACGTCGAGGGTATGGAAACCATGGAAGTGCTCGGCAAGAACATGGCCTGGCTCATGAAGAAGATTGCTGATTAA
- a CDS encoding nitroreductase family protein, protein MELMEAIRTRRSIRKYEDKPIPDEMVREILDAAMMAPSAGNAQPWRFLVVNDRATLDGMAELHPHIKMVKQAPLGIVVCADLSLEKYPGYWVQDCAAAMQNMLLAIHDLGLGAVWTGVYPMEDRVSAFKKMFNMPENVIPLGFTPIGWPAQQPKSESRFKEDRIHYNSF, encoded by the coding sequence ATGGAACTGATGGAAGCAATCCGTACGCGCCGAAGTATTCGCAAGTATGAAGACAAGCCCATTCCCGACGAGATGGTCCGCGAGATTCTGGATGCTGCCATGATGGCGCCCAGCGCGGGCAATGCCCAGCCGTGGCGCTTTCTGGTGGTTAACGACCGCGCCACGCTCGATGGCATGGCAGAGCTGCATCCCCATATCAAAATGGTGAAACAGGCACCGCTCGGCATCGTTGTCTGCGCCGACCTCTCCCTCGAAAAGTATCCCGGTTACTGGGTGCAGGATTGTGCCGCCGCCATGCAGAACATGCTTCTCGCCATTCACGATCTGGGTCTGGGCGCAGTCTGGACCGGCGTTTATCCCATGGAGGACCGTGTTTCTGCCTTCAAGAAGATGTTCAACATGCCCGAGAATGTCATCCCCCTCGGGTTTACTCCCATCGGCTGGCCTGCGCAGCAGCCCAAGTCCGAGAGTCGTTTCAAGGAAGATCGCATTCACTACAATTCCTTTTAG
- a CDS encoding helix-turn-helix domain-containing protein, with protein MAGECGLKVCGDKKYYCTVELTLQVIGGKWKPIIIYRLAKDGTLRFSEIKRAIPNITQKMLTQQLRELEADGIVHREVYPQVPPKVEYSMTELGQTIVPVIHSLCQWGERYRDEYGKQTAQAEAV; from the coding sequence ATGGCCGGAGAATGCGGACTGAAAGTTTGCGGAGACAAGAAATACTATTGCACAGTGGAGTTGACACTGCAGGTGATAGGCGGCAAATGGAAGCCCATCATCATCTACCGCCTGGCCAAGGATGGCACCTTGCGATTCAGCGAGATCAAACGCGCCATCCCCAACATCACCCAGAAGATGCTGACCCAGCAACTGCGCGAGTTGGAAGCGGACGGCATTGTCCACCGCGAGGTCTACCCGCAGGTGCCGCCCAAGGTGGAATACTCCATGACGGAACTGGGCCAGACCATAGTGCCGGTCATTCATTCCCTGTGCCAATGGGGAGAACGATACAGGGATGAATACGGCAAGCAGACAGCACAGGCAGAGGCCGTCTGA
- a CDS encoding ATP-binding protein yields the protein MTDDRQNENTNRTLREIKDEVAQQMETLSGTIPDELRAVYENLKEYEATLKSREQSMQGALVNLVDDMSQTSQTLTETGSRLEGILEAAKDVAFIIVDRETDKIVEFSTGAEYIFGYQREEMLGDSMDFLCQSDLDGTCPMNDLNRARQIMRRKSGETFPAVYSTYPLKDNNEVHVATLVIALDVTRQVKAENEIKMVIESSPIPLLKVEKTDHGDIIRELNPEAVKMFGESALNTPVNDFITAKPEQEDGLEDMRGERCEVHTPDGVRQAIRTGHQPVDRIEIQAVMDVGVLLEAKEAAEDASRVKSDFLANISHEIRTPLNVLLGMLQLFEEFDLDDEANEMLAHATGAAKSLLALLNDILDFSVVEARAFALDEQEFNLREMVELVADPYKVEAGNKGVELSYTIGDAIPALLMGDARRLRQILFHVTGNAVKFTDSGTIHVSVNYESITENTGTIEISVTDTGIGMTEKQMANIFEPFRQVDGSRRRRHGGTGIGLALVNEFVAAMDGKIDIDSVPEQGTRFTVMVPIAKVNFPST from the coding sequence ATGACCGACGACAGGCAGAACGAAAACACCAACCGCACCTTGCGGGAAATCAAGGACGAAGTCGCACAGCAAATGGAAACGCTGTCCGGCACGATCCCTGACGAACTGCGTGCGGTCTACGAAAACCTCAAGGAATACGAAGCGACGCTGAAAAGCCGAGAGCAGTCCATGCAGGGCGCGCTGGTGAATCTGGTGGACGACATGTCCCAGACCAGCCAGACCCTGACGGAAACCGGTTCCCGGCTGGAAGGCATCCTGGAAGCGGCCAAGGATGTGGCCTTTATTATCGTGGACAGGGAGACCGACAAGATCGTCGAGTTCAGCACCGGCGCGGAGTACATCTTCGGCTACCAACGCGAAGAGATGCTCGGCGACTCCATGGATTTCCTCTGCCAGTCGGATTTAGATGGCACCTGTCCCATGAACGACCTGAACCGGGCCCGCCAGATCATGCGCCGCAAATCCGGCGAAACATTTCCTGCCGTCTATTCCACCTATCCGCTCAAGGACAATAACGAAGTCCATGTGGCCACACTGGTCATCGCCCTCGACGTAACCCGGCAGGTGAAGGCCGAGAACGAAATCAAGATGGTCATCGAGTCGTCGCCCATCCCCCTGCTCAAGGTGGAGAAGACCGACCACGGCGACATCATCCGGGAACTCAACCCCGAAGCGGTCAAGATGTTCGGCGAGTCCGCCCTGAATACACCGGTGAATGACTTCATCACGGCCAAGCCGGAGCAGGAAGACGGGCTGGAAGACATGCGCGGCGAGCGGTGCGAAGTTCACACCCCGGACGGGGTACGACAGGCCATCCGCACAGGGCATCAGCCTGTAGACAGGATCGAGATTCAGGCGGTCATGGATGTGGGCGTATTGCTGGAAGCCAAGGAAGCCGCAGAAGACGCCAGCCGGGTCAAGTCCGATTTTCTGGCCAACATCAGCCATGAGATCCGGACACCGCTCAACGTCCTCCTCGGCATGCTCCAGTTGTTCGAGGAGTTCGATCTGGACGATGAGGCCAACGAGATGCTGGCCCACGCCACGGGAGCGGCCAAATCCCTGCTCGCCCTGCTCAACGATATCCTTGATTTCTCCGTGGTGGAAGCCCGCGCCTTTGCCCTCGACGAGCAGGAGTTCAACCTGCGCGAGATGGTCGAGCTGGTGGCCGATCCCTACAAGGTGGAAGCGGGCAACAAGGGTGTCGAACTCAGTTACACCATTGGCGATGCCATTCCCGCATTGCTCATGGGCGATGCCCGCCGACTCCGCCAGATTCTCTTTCACGTCACCGGCAATGCGGTAAAATTTACGGACTCCGGCACTATCCATGTCTCGGTTAATTACGAATCGATCACTGAGAACACAGGCACCATTGAGATCTCCGTCACCGACACGGGCATCGGCATGACCGAGAAGCAGATGGCGAACATTTTCGAACCGTTCCGACAGGTCGACGGTTCCCGCAGGCGACGCCATGGCGGCACCGGCATCGGTCTGGCGTTGGTCAACGAGTTTGTCGCGGCCATGGACGGCAAGATAGACATCGACTCGGTTCCGGAACAGGGAACCCGCTTCACCGTCATGGTCCCCATCGCAAAAGTGAACTTTCCTTCCACATAA